A single window of Lutzomyia longipalpis isolate SR_M1_2022 chromosome 1, ASM2433408v1 DNA harbors:
- the LOC129786341 gene encoding juvenile hormone esterase produces MISRSVFVLILWIFSVLNHVHGRTSDELKVKLSHGGVVVGRHMVSHDGKGIRAFMGIPYAEPPVGSRRFRAPVPKEKWSGERLAVKDSDICIQRDPYRRDMEISGSEDCLYLNVYTPEGPLDEALPVMVFFHGGGWQCGSGVSYFYGPDFLMEHRIIYVAANFRLGPLGFLSTGNMDCPGNFGLKDQVMVLQWIRDNIANFGGNRDSVTVFGESAGGASGTYMMMSPMAKGLFHRVISQSGTNLCAWAQPAHPGVAEKRAERLGQMMGCTDANHLIECLREKSAEDITAAFYDFFEWDTDPMIPFIPVVEPQHPEAFITKHPREEFDPHGLSLPWLSGVTLDEGALKTASLINVPELTQSLNANWDYALPISLNYDHLSQERQKEITSAINEFYFRNRKLTPETSQNLTNLYSDAWFVVGFDEYLRIRLTKGDRKKLGPTFVYLFAHKGSASFTEIFKGGRESYYGACHAEELQYLFPIGKELFVSAIPTKNDIKMRKLITKLWVNFARTGHPTPKDGDLSFEWKEAKGYPVDYLRLGRMDNEDKPLAIMEKGLFEERINFWRKLSAHCSNGQENLIRDEL; encoded by the exons ATGATCTCGCGATCGGTGTTTGTGCTGATCTTGTGGATTTTTTCGGTGCTCAACCACGTGCACGGACGCACTTCGGATGAGCTGAAAGTGAAATTGAGCCATGGAGGAGTTGTTGTGGGGCGCCACATGGTATCCCACGATGGGAAGGGAATTCGTGCTTTCATGGGGATCCCCTACGCAGAACCACCAGTTGGAAGTCGAAGATTTCGC GCTCCTGTTCCCAAGGAAAAATGGTCAGGAGAGCGCCTGGCTGTAAAAGACTCCGATATTTGCATCCAGAGAGATCCCTATCGTCGTGATATGGAAATCTCGGGAAGTGAAGACTGCCTATACCTCAACGTGTACACCCCAGAAGGGCCCCTGGATGAGGCACTACCTGTGATGGTCTTCTTCCACGGTGGAGGATGGCAATGTGGCAGTGGAGTGAGCTACTTTTACGGTCCAGACTTCCTCATGGAACATCGTATTATCTATGTAGCTGCCAATTTCCGTCTTGGACCACTGGGATTCCTCAGCACGGGAAATATGGATTGTCCAGGAAATTTCGGGCTGAAGGATCAAGTTATGGTACTTCAGTGGATACGCGACAACATCGCCAACTTTGGAGGGAATAGAGATTCCGTCACAGTGTTCGGGGAGAGTGCTGGTGGGGCTTCAGGGACGTACATGATGATGTCCCCAATGGCTAAAGGGCTCTTCCATCGTGTAATCAGTCAATCGGGAACAAATCTCTGTGCTTGGGCACAACCAGCACACCCAGGAGTAGCGGAAAAGCGTGCTGAACGTCTCGGTCAGATGATGGGATGCACTGATGCGAATCATCTGATTGAGTGTCTGAGGGAAAAATCCGCGGAAGATATAACGGCTGCATTTTATGACTTCTTT GAATGGGATACAGACCCAATGATCCCCTTCATCCCTGTTGTAGAACCCCAACATCCGGAAGCTTTCATCACAAAACATCCACGAGAAGAATTTGATCCGCATGGACTCTCCCTGCCCTGGCTGTCTGGTGTGACCCTCGATGAGGGAGCTCTTAAGACAGCTTCCCTCATAAATGTGCCCGAACTCACACAGAGTTTGAATGCAAATTGGGATTATGCCCTACCCATTTCCCTGAACTACGATCACCTCAGTCAGGAACGTCAGAAGGAAATAACTTCCGCCATAAATGAATTCTACTTCCGCAATAGAAAACTAACACCGGAGACGAGTCAGAATCTCACAAATCTCTACTCTGATGCGTGGTTTGTGGTGGGATTCGATGAGTACCTACGGATTCGCCTCACGAAGGGCGATAGGAAGAAATTGGGACCAACTTTTGTCTACTTATTTGCCCACAAGGGATCAGCCAGCTTCACGGAGATCTTCAAGGGTGGCCGGGAGTCCTACTATGGGGCTTGTCATGCCGAAGAACTTCAGTATCTCTTCCCAATTGGGAAGGAGCTTTTTGTGAGCGCCATCCCAAcgaaaaatgatataaaaatgcGAAAGCTCATCACGAAGCTTTGGGTTAATTTTGCACGAACTGG TCACCCTACGCCAAAGGACGGTGATTTGTCATTTGAATGGAAGGAAGCTAAAGGATATCCCGTTGATTACCTCCGTCTTGGCCGTATGGATAATGAGGATAAACCACTGGCAATCATGGAGAAGGGCCTATTTGAGGAGAGAATCAATTTCTGGCGCAAGCTCAGCGCACATTGTTCCAATGGCCAGGAGAATTTAATAAGAGATGAATTGTAg